Below is a genomic region from Enterobacter hormaechei subsp. xiangfangensis.
AAAAACCTGAGAAAAATACGATGGTGAGCACGAACGCCAGATAGCCCACCCAGGTTACTTTTTCCTCTCCTGAGGATGATGCACTCATGAAACCCCCTTTTTTGAGTCGCGTACAAAAGTTGTACGTCGCATCACTAAAAACGATCGGGGGCTAAAACACGATATCCCAAAGGTTATTATCAGAATTCATTTAAGATGTCGGAGGAGTGCCAGCGGAATCTGGCTCGCAGAAATGCTCAGCATTTTTCTTTTGGTCATCTTTTTAGTATAAGGTTTACACGCGGACAACTACTGTCCAGCTTATTGAAAACGAGGAATAACATGCGCATAAAAGTCTGTGCAGGGATTGTAGGTGCAGCATTGCTGCTGGCGGGTTGTAGCACCAGCAATGAGCTGACGGCAGCGGGCCAGAGCGTTCGCTTTGTGGAAGATAAGCCGGGCAGCGAATGCCAGCTGTTAGGCACCGCCACTGGCGAGCAAAGCAACTGGATGTCGGGGCAGCACGGCGAAGAGGGCGGCTCTATGCGCGGTGCGGCCAATGCCCTGCGTAATCAGGCTGCGGCAATGGGCGGCAACGTGATTTACGGGGTGAGCAGCCCGACGCAGGGGATGCTGTCCAGCTTTGTGCCAACCGCCAGCCAGATGAACGGCCAGGTCTATAAGTGCCCGAACTGATATAACCGTTTGATGGCGCTGCCGCTTTATCTCCAGGGCAGGTAAGCGTAGCGCCACCTGCCTTTTTACTGCTGACGCAGCTGCAAATCCAGCGGCGTCTTACTCGGCTCTCCGCCAATCTCACGTGCCAGCTTCGGCACCATATAACCTGAAACCAGCGTTAACAGCTCGCGCATAATCTTCCGGGCCTC
It encodes:
- a CDS encoding DUF4156 domain-containing protein, with translation MRIKVCAGIVGAALLLAGCSTSNELTAAGQSVRFVEDKPGSECQLLGTATGEQSNWMSGQHGEEGGSMRGAANALRNQAAAMGGNVIYGVSSPTQGMLSSFVPTASQMNGQVYKCPN